One Algoriphagus sp. Y33 genomic window, AAACCAACAAAAAACTATTGCCGTGGCAAAAAAAATCGTGATGAAGTTGGCAGACGAATTGGACAATCCAAGAATGGCATCAGCTCTTAAAGCTATGCTAAATGAGCAAATCAACGAGCTGGATTTGGCATCGACCCTAGGGGAATGGCTGGAAAAATCGATTACAAACGGTGATCACAACCAGCTTTGGGAGTTGATGATTGAGGCAAGTTCCACAGCGATTCACAGCCCTGACACCCGAAAACTTCTGCTCGACAAATTAGAATATGCCGCCGCTGAATATGGAGACAAAAGTTTAATAAAAGGACTTACCATTTCCCTTGCAAAATCTGTTGGAGGAATTGATCTGAATGTACTTGCTGATGATCTTCTCAACAAAGCAGAGGAATTTTTGGCTGAAGCCAAAGCAAATCCTTCCCATCCGATTCGTTCCAAATTTGATAATTGGCTGTTGGAGTTTGCCCGTCAACTAGCTTCAGGAGACGCAGACAGCCGAAAAATGATAGCTAATTTTATTCAAGGGTTTACACAGCACTCAGATGCTGAAAAGATTATTAACAACCTGCTGGAAGGTTTCAAAGAAACACTTAGACAGCAACTTTCAACTAATGACACTCCACTTATGCAGTTTGTGATTTCCAAAT contains:
- a CDS encoding DUF445 domain-containing protein; amino-acid sequence: MKNRIGTISLAVALIGLVFFEAMLRLGILSHQGWKVVLAGFEAAAIGGFADWFAVSALFREIPIPYIKRHTDIIAKNRGKLTEGIVDLVTNQWLSPEVISGKMNEMDPAKAILSFLKTQKNQQKTIAVAKKIVMKLADELDNPRMASALKAMLNEQINELDLASTLGEWLEKSITNGDHNQLWELMIEASSTAIHSPDTRKLLLDKLEYAAAEYGDKSLIKGLTISLAKSVGGIDLNVLADDLLNKAEEFLAEAKANPSHPIRSKFDNWLLEFARQLASGDADSRKMIANFIQGFTQHSDAEKIINNLLEGFKETLRQQLSTNDTPLMQFVISKSNKVISDLENDPEAQSKINHWIKETVSRLITQFHGEIGNMVRNSLRKLDDKELVAQIEEKVGSDLQYIRLNGAVVGGLVGILIALLKLI